Proteins encoded by one window of Panicum virgatum strain AP13 chromosome 7N, P.virgatum_v5, whole genome shotgun sequence:
- the LOC120682334 gene encoding defensin-like protein CAL1: MVASMASRRAAAPVLFFFLLLLVASEMGPARVAEARHCVSQSRKFVGACMRKSNCQHVCQTEGFPSGECRHHGGILRKCFCTKSC, encoded by the exons ATGGTGGCGTCGATGGCCTcccgccgcgcggccgcgcccgtgctcttcttcttcctgctgCTCCTCGTCGCCTCAG AGATGGGGCCGGCGCgggtggcggaggcgcggcaCTGCGTGTCGCAGAGCCGCAAGTTCGTGGGCGCCTGCATGAGGAAGAGCAACTGCCAGCACGTGTGCCAGACGGAGGGCTTCCCCTCCGGCGAGTGCAGGCACCACGGCGGCATCCTGCGCAAGTGCTTCTGCACCAAGTCCTGCTag